A stretch of DNA from Bacteroidales bacterium:
CTATCGGTGATGTCAAGAAGTGACGCCAGGCTTTTGTGGGTGCCGGGTATCATGTCAATGTAAAGCAGTATGTTTTTTATGTTGCCTTTAATATCTTTAAATCTGAACTCGTATGATTTTAAAGCTTTTAAAGTATCAGCTCTTCTGAGTTTGTGCATTTCTACCATTCTTTCCAGGTCTTCAGTAACAACAAACTCAGTCCACTTTTTCTTGTTTTCGATTTTCTCTTTTGGAATGCCTGACAACTCTGAAAATTTTGAATTTACCAAAGAAATAGTTTTATCTTCTTCAATTATTATTGTTGCAGTACCAGTATTTTCAAAAAAAGTTCTGTATTTAGCTTCAGATTCTTTTAAAAGTAATTCTGCCTGTTTGCGTGCAGTAATATCATTGAATACCGTAAGCATAGCAGGTTCTCCTTTATAAACCATACCCAGACTGGTCACTTCAACAGAGATATTGTTCCCTTTATTAGTGATGAAGACTTCTTCAAGAGACTCTGCTTTCGTATTTTTATTTAGCACTTTTTTAATTCTTTGAGCAGCGACTTCCTGATAATCGGGATGAATAAAATTAAAAATATTTAATCCCATGGTTTTCTCAATCGATGCTTCCATTATTTTAGAGGCAGCCTCATTTGCAAAAACAATATTCCCTTTGCTGTTTATGACAACTCCAACAGGGAGAAGTCTAATTAGGTTGCTGTATCGTTCTTCACTTTCCTTAAGTTCTTTTTCGGCTTGTTTACGTTTTGTAATATCTCGGAAAATTGTCTGAATGGTTTTGTTCGGCATAATTTTAGAGTGCATTTCAACCTCACAAATACTGCCGTTTTTTTTTATTATTTTTCTTTCTTTGATAATAACTTTGCCTTTTTGAAGCAAATCATATCTAATGGGGTTTTTTTTCAGGTCTTCTTTTTCATAGAGGTCAGATATGTTTTTTGTCAATAATTCATCTTTGCTATATCCTGTCATTTCGGTGCCACTTGAGTTGCTGCCAATTATGTTTCCTTCGGTGTTTAACTGAAATATACCATCAGCGGCTTGTTCAAAAAGAAGGCGGTATTTTTCTTCGCTGGCGCGCAATTTTTCTTCTGCTTCGATTTGCTCATGCCACATTTGTTTTATTTCCAGAGCATGGTTAATGGCTTGCCGCAACCGGATAGTGTTTTCTTTAAGTACATAATCAACAGCACCCACCTTGACCGTTTCAGCAGCAGTTTCTTCATCAATGGAGCCGGTATAAATAATAACCGGAACCAGCGGGGCAAGTTTTTTTGCATGACGGATAACCGTCAATCCATCAAAATTGGGCATATTAAAATCCGAAACAATGACATCAGGTTTATAAGTATTTAAAGATTCAATTAACGCTTCATTTGTGCTTACATCAGAAAATTCAACAGATTCTAACTCATGTTTAATTTCTCTTTGTGCCAGTTCAATATCCAGTGGATTATCTTCCACTATCAGTATTTTATAATGCTTTGCCATGTTGGTTTATTTAGGTGGATGGTTAATAACAAGCCAGTACAATCCCAGGCTGTTTATTGTTTCGGTAAAACTAACAATATCTACGGGCTTAACAACATAACTGTTTGCCCCCAGTGCATAAGCCGCTTTAATATCCGGGTCCTCAAGGGATGAGGTTAGCATAACAATCGGGATATTTCTCAATTCTTCATCCATTTTGATTGTTTTTAATACTTCCAGGCCGTTTACTTTAGGCAGTTTGATGTCAAGAAAAATAACTTTTGGAGGAATATTTTCTCTTTCTGAGAATTTTCCTTTGCAAAAAAGATAATCCAGAGCTTCTTCTCCGTCAATAACCACAAAAATATTGTTGGCTATGTGGTGTTTGTTGAGTGTTCTCAGGGTTAATTCGACATCCTGCGGATTATCTTCAACTAATAAAATGTCAACAATGTTGTCGTTCATAATTATTATGGTTTATTAAGTAATGAAAAATAAAATTTTGCTCCTTTATCAATTTCCCCTTCAGCCCATACACGACCACCATGCCTGTGAATAATGCGTTGCACTATTGCCAACCCCACTCCTGTCCCCTGAAATTCATTAATATTGTGCAGGCGCTGAAAGACTCCAAATAAATTATCAACATACTTCATATCAAACCCGGAGCCGTTATCTTTAACAAAGTAAATATTTTCTCCTTGATTTTCAAAACTACCCACCTCAATTTTAATAATATCTTTTTTGGAAGAAAACTTAAATGCATTTGAAATCAGGTTAACCCACACCTGTTTAATAAGGCTGATATCAACATTGGCAGGCAATAATTTTGTAATTTCAATTTCTATCTTATTTTCGCAATATTGACCTTCAACTTCTTCCAAAGCCTGATGCACAATTTTTGTCATGTCTGTCATGACTTTTTGCAAAGAAGTGCGGCTAAGCCTCGAAAATGACAACAAATCATCAATCAATTGCCCCATACGTGAAGCTTCTTTTTGGATAACATCACAGACTCTTTGGCCGTCTGTATCTATTTTGTTTGCATAATCTTCCGTAAGGATTTTCGTAAATCCGCTAATGGCGCGCAGAGGTGCCCTTAAGTCATGAGAAACTGAATAAGCAAAAGCTTCCAGTTCTTTATTAGCATTTTCAAGTTGTTGTGTCCTTAATTCAACACGTTTTTCGAGCTCCTCGTTGAGTTGTTTAATTTTGTTTTCAATTAATTTTCGTTCTGTTATATCCGAAGAAAGCACAAAAATGCCTTCTGACACAGGTTGAATACTCAGTTCAAACCATGCTGATGTCCCGTCAGGATAGATGAACTCATTAATCATGTGCTGGGGAATACGGTCATTCATGCAGCGGCTTAAAACCTGAAATACTTCTGTTTTTTCAAATCCGGAATATACCTCCATCATTTTACACCCCAACATATTTTCTTTTGTTTGGCGGCCATGACTTATTACTGCATCATTCACATAACGATAACGCCATTCATAATCAATTATCTGGCATCCTTCAAGCATATTGTCTAATGTCAACCGGAATCGTTCCTCTGATTTTTTCAAAGCTTCTTCAGCTAATTTTCGTTCGGCAAGTTCTACCTGCAATTGCTGATTAGCGTCATTTAATTCTTGTGTTCGGTCTGAAACTCTCTTTTCAAGGGATTTGTTAAGTTTTTGAATTTTTTTGTATGCAATAAAAACTGTAAGTACCAATATGGCTACCAGTATGGAAATAATAATGAACAACGTGATGAGGTTCCTCTGGCGAACTATCTGGGACCCTTGTTTGTCCAAAGCTTGGGTTTGTAACTGTATTTCAGCTTTTTTACTTTCAATTTCCTTCTTTTGCTTGTTAAGCAATTCAGTTCCTTCGCTCACATTTACGGACAGGTCATAAAGCTCTTTCTTCTGGCGTTCATATAATTTTTGTTGCTCATATATCAGAAGTGTTTTTAACGCCAGTTCCTGTTCCTTTTTTTTAAGAAGTAACGATTGTTCATCAAGAATTTTTTGTTGTTCCTGAATCTTTACAGTCTGTTCGTTAAGATTTTGAATATTTGCCTGTGCTTCTTTGGTTTTCAAGGTAATGGCTTTTTTCAAAAAATTCAAAGTGCTGTCGTGGCTCTGAATCTGTTTCTGGAGGCTGCGAAGGCTTTGTTGCTCCTCATAATACAAAGCGGCAACATCAATCGTGGTGCCTCCCAATAGCACCATATCCGGCATAATATTCAGTCGCTGGTTTATTATGTTAGCTTTGTTGATTTCAAATAAAAGGTTTCCATCTTTAGAATCGTAAAAGTTAATCATAATAATGCGCTTATCATCATAACTATCGCTAATAAGCAGAATGTTTTTCCCTTCAATTTTATCATAAATTTTTAATAGTTTTCCCTCACTTTCTTTGGTGACAAATATTAAATGTATATTGTCAGTATTATCGAGAGAAGTTGAAGATGAAACTTTAATTGGTTTTTTTCGGAGCGTTTTTGTCTTCGACAGAGTCGTTAATTCTTTTATAATGTTTTTATCATCCCCGATGACAAGAAAATGAAATTCCTGAATGCTTTCTTCGTTTTGCCATTGCACATTTTTAGCAAAGTTGTAAATGTATGCACTGATGGCAACATCTCGTTTAATCTGTTGTGCGTTAATTGGAATGAGTGGAGTTATAATGCAAATTAAAAAAATACAGATATTACGGAATAGATGTTTCATCAGATTATCTGTTGAAGGTGTAACCAAGTGAAACCATAAATGTGAATTGCGGCTGCCTATACCTGTCGGGCTCTCTGTTTGAAGTATGATAGTATTTGGTGTTTAAAATGTTTTTTAATAAAACCTGTACAGTAAAACTTTTATAGTTAAGTAATGATAGTGTTCCGTCGAGAAGAAAATAATGCCCAACATAATAACTGTTAGTGCTTGAGATTAGCTGAGGGTTTTTTCTTTTTCCAAAATAGTGCGCTCTTAAGTTTATTTTTATATGCTCATTGAAAGAATATGTAATACTTGCATTAGCGCTGTGCATACTGATTTCAGGCATAAAGAAACCCTCTTCATTTTTACTGTAGTTAAAGGTGTAATTTAAGGAAGATTTTATTTTACCGTAATCCAGCCTGAAATAAAGTTCACATCCGTAAGTATCCACAATTCCATCGTTTACCCAGCGATAAAAACTGCTGCTGTCGTAATTAATAATACCGGTTGTGTCCGGAAATTCTTTTGTAATGACATTCGTGAGATAATTTCTATATCCAACAATATCTAATTTTATTTTGTCAGTTATGGAAAAAGTAAAAGCAGTTTCTAATGATTTCATTTTTTCGGGCAGCAATGACGCATTACCTAATCCATCTGTATAATCCCATGGTTTTGGCGCCCTGAAAGCTTCGGCATAGGAAATACGAACAATATGTTTACGAAAATTGTAACTTATTCCCGCACGCGGAGTAATGACCTGTTGGTAAACATTGCTTTGGTCAAACCGAATACCCCCGGAGATAAATAAGTTTTTAAAAAGACACAATCTTGGCTCTGCAAAAATACTTAAAAGATAGTTATTTAGTATGTTGGGTTTATCTGGGCATGGCGGATTTTTATCGGGAGAGTCACTTTGGGAATATGATGCTTTTTCTGATACTTGCTCAAATTCAAAAATAAAACCACCAGTCATTGAAAAAATTTTCTTTGCCGAATAATTAATGACATTCTCTATTCCGGTTAAATTACCGGGGCGGTAATAACCAATCTGAGCCGTGTCAACAACGTAGTAAACGGAATTGCCAAGTACAGTGGAATTACTGTTATACAAAACACTTGAAAAACTTAGCCGGTCCGAAAATTTCTTATCATATCTCAGGTAATTATTCACGAATTGTATGTTCCACAAAGTTCCATAATCCCTGTAAATAGTCCCGGCAGATTTAATATTGGTGGCAAGGGAGGCTTGCTTAAACATATAATTTGTTCCAAAAGTAAAGTCGTGGAACTGCATTTTAATATCAAAAGAATAATCGTTTTCAAAGTTATCCATGAGATCACTCCAGTTGTTATCTCCGGCTTTACCTTTAAGGTTTGCCTTATCAGATTTTTTTGCCATTCCCGAAATCAATATTCCGAATGTGTTTTTTTTATTTGTTGTACTGTAAGTAAAATCAGTTGATAATGTGTTAAAGTTTCCTATGAGGGCTGTTATTTCGGATTTTTTTGTCATGGCACTTTTAGTAACAATATTAATAATGCCCGATACTGCATTGGTGCCATAAGCAACAGAACCCGGGCCATAGATTACTTCAATTCTTTCAACATTCGACAGGTTGTATTGTCCTCCTCCATAAAAGCCGCCTGAATTTAGTTCATTAACCTGTATTCCGTCAATTAGTATCAGGGTAAGGTTGTTTTGATTGGGAACTCCCCTCTGAAAAATATAACTGTTCATTCCTAAAGTATTCCTGAACTGAAACCCGGGCAAATCGGATAAGGCTTCTTCAAGAGTGAAATATCCTTTTTCTTTTATGTCGGCAGCTGTGATAACATATATTGTTGAAGGGATTTCCCTGATGCTTTGGCTTGCTTTAGAAGCCGAGGTGATTTTAAGTTGGGACAATTGTGTTAATGTCAGGTCATATATGTCAATACTATCTGTTTGGGAGAATACTTCATTTGATATAAGAAACAGAAGCATGCTAATAGATAGATATATTTTAATTTTTAAAAGAAACATGTATTTTTTTATCATGAAAAATTTAAAAAAAACATATAGAAAGCCTTATATTAAAATGCAAGATAATAATAATTCATTAATTTTTGTAATTTATATGTAAAAATTTTTTAAATATCAAAATAACTTTTTTTAAGAAGTTACAAATCATAAGAAGTTACAAATCAATAGTATCAAAAGCCAATACAGTTTTTTCAACTTTGAATTTATTATAACAGCAGCTTTTAACTTATGGTTTAATAATAAATTATAATTTGTTTTCCAGGCGCTTTACCATGTTGTTCTTCCATGATAAAAAACTACCACTAATAATATGTTCTCTGGCTTCTTGAACAAGCTGGCAGTAAAAAGCAAGGTTATGCTGGCTGGCTATCATGGCTGCCAGTATTTCATTGGAAGCAAAAAGATGCCTGAGGTAGGCTTTATTATAATATCTGTCAACATAAGATAATCCATCGTCATCAATGGGGGAGAAATCATTTTTCCATTTCTCATTGCGAATGTTTATACGGCCCTTTCTTGTAAACAACCATCCATTCCGACCGTTGCGTGTTGGCATCACGCAATCGAACATATCTACACCAAGGGCAATGGCTTCAAGAATATTGGCCGGTGTTCCCACACCCATCAGATAGCGGGGCTTGTTTTGTGGCAAAACCGAACACACTTTTGCTGTAATGTCATACATAATATCCGTGGGTTCGCCTACAGAAAGCCCCCCTATAGCTATGCCATCAGGATTATATTCAGAAGCAGTTTCAGCGGAAATTTTACGCAGGTCATCGAAAACACTGCCCTGAACGATAGGGAAAAGAGATTGTTCATATCCATAAAGCGGTTTAGTGTTGTTGAAATGTTTCATGCAACGTTCAAGCCATTTATGAGTCATTTTCATAGACTTT
This window harbors:
- a CDS encoding YfiR/HmsC family protein codes for the protein MKHLFRNICIFLICIITPLIPINAQQIKRDVAISAYIYNFAKNVQWQNEESIQEFHFLVIGDDKNIIKELTTLSKTKTLRKKPIKVSSSTSLDNTDNIHLIFVTKESEGKLLKIYDKIEGKNILLISDSYDDKRIIMINFYDSKDGNLLFEINKANIINQRLNIMPDMVLLGGTTIDVAALYYEEQQSLRSLQKQIQSHDSTLNFLKKAITLKTKEAQANIQNLNEQTVKIQEQQKILDEQSLLLKKKEQELALKTLLIYEQQKLYERQKKELYDLSVNVSEGTELLNKQKKEIESKKAEIQLQTQALDKQGSQIVRQRNLITLFIIISILVAILVLTVFIAYKKIQKLNKSLEKRVSDRTQELNDANQQLQVELAERKLAEEALKKSEERFRLTLDNMLEGCQIIDYEWRYRYVNDAVISHGRQTKENMLGCKMMEVYSGFEKTEVFQVLSRCMNDRIPQHMINEFIYPDGTSAWFELSIQPVSEGIFVLSSDITERKLIENKIKQLNEELEKRVELRTQQLENANKELEAFAYSVSHDLRAPLRAISGFTKILTEDYANKIDTDGQRVCDVIQKEASRMGQLIDDLLSFSRLSRTSLQKVMTDMTKIVHQALEEVEGQYCENKIEIEITKLLPANVDISLIKQVWVNLISNAFKFSSKKDIIKIEVGSFENQGENIYFVKDNGSGFDMKYVDNLFGVFQRLHNINEFQGTGVGLAIVQRIIHRHGGRVWAEGEIDKGAKFYFSLLNKP
- a CDS encoding TonB-dependent receptor plug domain-containing protein, producing the protein MLLFLISNEVFSQTDSIDIYDLTLTQLSQLKITSASKASQSIREIPSTIYVITAADIKEKGYFTLEEALSDLPGFQFRNTLGMNSYIFQRGVPNQNNLTLILIDGIQVNELNSGGFYGGGQYNLSNVERIEVIYGPGSVAYGTNAVSGIINIVTKSAMTKKSEITALIGNFNTLSTDFTYSTTNKKNTFGILISGMAKKSDKANLKGKAGDNNWSDLMDNFENDYSFDIKMQFHDFTFGTNYMFKQASLATNIKSAGTIYRDYGTLWNIQFVNNYLRYDKKFSDRLSFSSVLYNSNSTVLGNSVYYVVDTAQIGYYRPGNLTGIENVINYSAKKIFSMTGGFIFEFEQVSEKASYSQSDSPDKNPPCPDKPNILNNYLLSIFAEPRLCLFKNLFISGGIRFDQSNVYQQVITPRAGISYNFRKHIVRISYAEAFRAPKPWDYTDGLGNASLLPEKMKSLETAFTFSITDKIKLDIVGYRNYLTNVITKEFPDTTGIINYDSSSFYRWVNDGIVDTYGCELYFRLDYGKIKSSLNYTFNYSKNEEGFFMPEISMHSANASITYSFNEHIKINLRAHYFGKRKNPQLISSTNSYYVGHYFLLDGTLSLLNYKSFTVQVLLKNILNTKYYHTSNREPDRYRQPQFTFMVSLGYTFNR
- the tgt gene encoding tRNA guanosine(34) transglycosylase Tgt, whose protein sequence is MKFTLTATDKASAARAGMLETAHGIIETPVFMPVGTSGSVKALHQKELAEDVKAQIILGNTYHLYLRPGTDILEEAGGLHKFMGWNKPILTDSGGYQVYSLKTIRKIKDDGVIFHSHIDGSKHIFTPENTMDIQRKIGADIIMAFDECAPYPCDYEYAKKSMKMTHKWLERCMKHFNNTKPLYGYEQSLFPIVQGSVFDDLRKISAETASEYNPDGIAIGGLSVGEPTDIMYDITAKVCSVLPQNKPRYLMGVGTPANILEAIALGVDMFDCVMPTRNGRNGWLFTRKGRINIRNEKWKNDFSPIDDDGLSYVDRYYNKAYLRHLFASNEILAAMIASQHNLAFYCQLVQEAREHIISGSFLSWKNNMVKRLENKL
- a CDS encoding response regulator; this translates as MNDNIVDILLVEDNPQDVELTLRTLNKHHIANNIFVVIDGEEALDYLFCKGKFSERENIPPKVIFLDIKLPKVNGLEVLKTIKMDEELRNIPIVMLTSSLEDPDIKAAYALGANSYVVKPVDIVSFTETINSLGLYWLVINHPPK